In the Neofelis nebulosa isolate mNeoNeb1 chromosome 11, mNeoNeb1.pri, whole genome shotgun sequence genome, one interval contains:
- the LHFPL7 gene encoding LHFPL tetraspan subfamily member 7 protein — protein MAGSVWASLGLSLACISALSLCSPVWFQTPTFSFGVLTYCSWPQGNGWNQSCGAFRSLDDIPDFAWKVSAAILLGGWLLSAFNAVLLLSWALAPKGLCLRRGSGPMPGVQAAAATATIAGLLVFPISLDSPFAKEACGTSSVYCSGQCQLGWGYVTVIFSAVLASFLPMIGWPRMTQVQGRTILFSSDTEKSILMPEMNK, from the exons ATGGCGGGCAGTGTGTGGGCATCCCTGGGACTCTCCCTTGCCTGCATCTCAGCCCTCAGCCTCTGCTCTCCCGTCTGGTTCCAGACCCCCACCTTCTCCTTTGGCGTCCTCACCTACTGCTCCTGGCCTCAGGGTAACGGCTGGAACCAGAGCTGTGGAGCCTTCAGGTCCCTGGATGACATTCCTGACTTTGCCTGGAAG GTCTCAGCTGCAATTCTCCTTGGAGGATGGCTCTTGTCGGCCTTCAATGCAGTTCTCCTCCTGTCCTGGGCCCTGGCCCCCAAAGGGCTGTGTCTCAGAAGGGGCAGTGGCCCAATGCCAGGGGTGCAGGCAGCTGCAG CCACTGCCACCATTGCGGGCCTGCTGGTTTTCCCCATCAGCCTGGACTCCCCATTTGCCAAGGAAGCCTGTGGAACCTCCTCCGTGTACTGCAGTGGCCAGTGCCAGCTGGGCTGGGGCTATGTGACTGTCATCTTCAGCGCGGTCCTGGCTAGCTTTCTGCCTATGATTGGGTGGCCCCGCATGACTCAGGTCCAGGGGAGGACCATCCTCTTCTCCAGTGACACTGAGAAAAGCATCCTCATGccagaaatgaacaaataa